One stretch of Pseudoalteromonas shioyasakiensis DNA includes these proteins:
- a CDS encoding bifunctional acetate--CoA ligase family protein/GNAT family N-acetyltransferase, with protein MSVKRISHFFNPKSVAVIGASNSPNRAGFVVMRNLLQGGFKGPIMPVSLNHSAVHGVLAYPSIAALPKVPDLAVICTNKNTLINIINELGELGCKHAVVIAAGLNVEQKQALKEAATQANVSLLGPNCLGLLIPHIGLNASFSHTIASPGKLAFVSQSAAVCSTILDWAKNKEIGFSYFVSVGDCLDIDFDELLDFLGRDAKTKAILLYIDNIEDIRSFISAARAAAFSKPVIAIKTGKTSAGALAAEIHTGGKQSSDAVYDALFQRAGMLRVNDLRELFAATQTLAMHPKLLKVEQLTILTNGGGPGVMAVDTLLQSSGKLAELSDETRAALNKVIPQSEMTSNPVDIFGDSAPRRYQQALEILLQAKEVKNLLIIHTPSALAPSEDYAEIIVETLEKIPKMARPYVMTNFMGEDAAYAARKVCANNAIPTYRTPEGAVGAFMHLVSYRRNQKHLTQTPESNTDDAKINKDAARAVVNEFLAEEQSYLSTHEASQILTHYGIDCIQTEVAYTPTEAKEQAIELGFPVALKLISPSIPSKSEVGGVVLNLNDAQEVEQTAFAMLLRIKNTYPDAHIEGFSLQKMAPRAGANELRIAIKTEPNFGPVILLGEAGTGLEFAQAAVALPPLNMNLAKYLIAAAHDKGVLKDRVLPEKVDKYRLCALLTRISQLVIDQPDITSVELNPILASNGQFLVLDATIGLSRYKAKANRKRLCIRPYPIELVKEVTLKNNTQAQLRPIKPEDEQAHLEFDQSLSKEDRYKRFFGELPQFNHDQLAKMTQIDYDREMAFIVSQEQNGSACTLGVSRVLMDPDKLDAEFAIVVRSDCQGLGLGTILMNAAIEHCKNQGVKQIAGITLPENTGMIELARKLGFKITRDFEEGSINMVLKLN; from the coding sequence ATGAGCGTTAAACGTATTAGCCATTTTTTTAATCCTAAATCGGTCGCGGTCATTGGCGCCTCAAATTCCCCTAATCGAGCGGGTTTTGTGGTGATGCGCAATTTGCTACAAGGGGGCTTTAAAGGCCCGATCATGCCGGTTAGTTTAAATCACAGCGCTGTACACGGGGTATTAGCCTATCCAAGCATTGCTGCACTGCCAAAAGTACCCGACCTTGCCGTTATTTGTACTAACAAAAATACCTTAATCAACATCATTAATGAACTTGGTGAGCTTGGCTGTAAACATGCGGTGGTGATTGCTGCGGGTTTAAATGTAGAACAAAAACAAGCATTAAAAGAGGCTGCAACTCAAGCAAATGTGTCTTTACTAGGACCTAACTGCTTAGGCTTACTCATTCCTCATATCGGCTTAAATGCCAGTTTTTCACATACGATTGCCAGTCCAGGAAAACTCGCCTTTGTATCCCAATCAGCTGCCGTTTGTTCAACAATCCTTGATTGGGCCAAAAATAAAGAGATTGGCTTTTCATATTTTGTGTCTGTCGGTGACTGCCTTGATATCGACTTTGATGAGTTACTCGACTTTTTAGGCCGAGATGCAAAAACCAAAGCTATCTTGTTGTATATCGATAATATTGAAGATATTCGTAGCTTTATTTCCGCAGCTAGAGCCGCTGCGTTTAGTAAACCCGTCATTGCCATTAAAACCGGTAAAACCAGTGCGGGCGCTCTTGCTGCAGAGATCCATACTGGTGGCAAGCAAAGCTCAGATGCAGTCTATGATGCGCTATTCCAGCGAGCAGGTATGCTAAGGGTAAACGACTTACGTGAGCTTTTTGCTGCTACACAAACACTGGCAATGCACCCAAAATTACTAAAAGTCGAACAACTGACTATCTTAACAAATGGTGGCGGCCCAGGTGTCATGGCAGTGGATACGCTATTACAGAGCTCAGGAAAACTAGCTGAGCTTAGCGACGAGACCAGAGCGGCGCTTAATAAAGTGATCCCGCAATCAGAGATGACCTCGAATCCGGTGGATATTTTTGGTGACTCAGCACCAAGGCGCTATCAACAAGCCTTAGAAATTTTGCTGCAAGCCAAAGAAGTCAAAAACCTGCTGATCATTCATACCCCTTCTGCGCTTGCACCGAGTGAAGACTATGCTGAGATTATTGTCGAAACCTTAGAAAAAATCCCGAAGATGGCTCGCCCTTATGTTATGACAAACTTTATGGGTGAAGATGCTGCGTATGCCGCACGTAAAGTCTGCGCTAATAATGCCATTCCAACTTACCGTACACCTGAAGGTGCGGTTGGTGCATTTATGCACTTAGTGAGCTATCGTCGTAACCAAAAGCACTTAACGCAAACCCCTGAATCGAATACTGATGATGCGAAGATAAATAAAGACGCAGCTCGCGCTGTGGTGAATGAATTTTTAGCCGAAGAGCAAAGCTATTTATCAACCCATGAAGCAAGCCAAATACTCACTCATTATGGTATTGATTGTATTCAAACTGAAGTTGCTTACACACCAACCGAAGCCAAAGAACAAGCCATAGAGCTGGGCTTTCCGGTAGCGTTAAAACTAATTAGCCCAAGTATTCCCTCTAAATCAGAAGTCGGTGGTGTTGTCCTTAACTTAAATGATGCGCAAGAAGTTGAGCAAACAGCTTTTGCCATGCTGCTACGAATCAAAAACACCTACCCTGATGCCCATATTGAAGGCTTTTCATTGCAAAAGATGGCGCCACGAGCAGGTGCTAATGAGCTGCGTATCGCTATTAAAACAGAGCCTAACTTTGGCCCAGTGATCTTACTTGGTGAAGCAGGCACCGGACTTGAATTCGCTCAAGCTGCAGTGGCACTACCACCACTGAATATGAACTTGGCAAAATACCTGATTGCTGCAGCGCACGATAAAGGCGTACTTAAAGATCGCGTACTACCAGAAAAAGTCGATAAGTATCGCTTATGCGCCTTGCTAACACGTATCTCGCAGCTTGTAATCGATCAACCTGATATCACCAGTGTCGAACTAAATCCTATTTTAGCCAGCAATGGACAATTTTTAGTACTTGATGCGACAATTGGCCTGAGCCGTTATAAAGCAAAAGCAAATCGTAAACGTTTGTGTATTCGCCCCTACCCTATTGAACTGGTCAAAGAAGTTACTCTTAAAAATAACACTCAAGCACAATTAAGACCTATAAAACCTGAAGATGAACAAGCACATTTAGAGTTTGATCAGTCACTGAGTAAAGAAGACAGATATAAGCGCTTTTTTGGTGAGTTACCGCAATTTAATCATGATCAGCTGGCAAAAATGACGCAAATTGATTATGACCGAGAAATGGCATTTATTGTCAGTCAAGAGCAAAACGGCTCAGCCTGCACACTAGGGGTTTCTCGGGTGTTGATGGATCCTGACAAGCTAGATGCAGAGTTTGCAATTGTGGTGCGCTCTGACTGCCAAGGTTTAGGGCTCGGTACAATACTAATGAATGCCGCGATTGAGCATTGTAAAAACCAAGGCGTTAAACAAATTGCCGGGATCACCCTGCCGGAAAACACTGGCATGATTGAGCTGGCACGAAAACTAGGGTTTAAGATCACCCGCGATTTTGAAGAAGGCAGCATTAATATGGTGCTAAAACTAAACTAA
- a CDS encoding SIMPL domain-containing protein — translation MNKAQPFNIVIAACALAVGLLGLGFILKSAALDVKGMERTVHVKGLAEMEVPADTVIWPLQFSDADNNLEKLVGRVEEKSDAVVAFLKLHGFSDEEISLGSQSIIDKQAREYGGENQQFRYIARNNVIVYSNDIEKVQHALGAVSQLAKQGIAIVQDNYETRIQYLFNGLNEIKPNMIQEATEKAREVAMKFAKDSQSKLGKIKTARQGQFSITDRDSNTPQLKKVRVVTSVEYYLSD, via the coding sequence ATGAATAAAGCGCAGCCATTTAATATCGTTATTGCAGCGTGTGCATTAGCGGTTGGTTTACTTGGATTAGGTTTTATTTTGAAAAGTGCGGCCCTTGATGTAAAGGGTATGGAGCGCACTGTCCACGTTAAAGGTTTAGCTGAAATGGAAGTGCCAGCTGACACCGTTATTTGGCCATTACAGTTTTCAGATGCCGACAATAATCTTGAAAAATTAGTTGGTCGAGTTGAAGAGAAAAGCGATGCGGTTGTGGCTTTTTTAAAGTTACATGGTTTTAGTGATGAAGAAATAAGTCTTGGTAGTCAATCCATTATTGATAAGCAAGCCCGTGAATATGGCGGCGAGAATCAGCAGTTTCGTTATATTGCCCGTAATAATGTCATTGTTTATTCAAATGACATCGAAAAAGTGCAACATGCCTTAGGTGCAGTAAGCCAATTAGCGAAGCAAGGCATCGCGATAGTACAAGACAATTACGAAACGCGTATTCAATATTTATTTAATGGCTTAAATGAAATTAAGCCAAATATGATTCAAGAAGCAACCGAAAAAGCCCGCGAAGTGGCAATGAAATTTGCCAAAGATTCACAGTCTAAATTAGGTAAAATTAAAACAGCGCGTCAGGGGCAGTTTTCAATAACAGATAGAGATTCAAACACACCTCAGCTGAAAAAAGTGCGTGTTGTTACCAGTGTTGAATATTATCTATCTGACTAA
- a CDS encoding oligosaccharide flippase family protein: MNKDVVKAFLSLSSFTALNHGSRIVLTLCLARLLSTDEFGTFAALLALCEILLLPASMGFASSLMRISYPLFKAQQHELLRGLKHVYLAASCLFGVIFVAAVVISFQAISPHQSAQEHVVYLLLLVPIGAIMQSQSAFLVALNKPQIGLITQQCIFELLTAGFCFLVYLIRGDLSLVEICILLFCSILCVVIYQYWLIKKMIVASTARYQTKQWCKDSLIMLASGAGTVLVAKLDVLLVHHWFGAQGVSIFFPAVVIAGLLTILGNAANQYLKPILMADETTEQQLSELMKVVWRFNFAAIFLLALLAKPLLTLYGESQLQEGFSILMLLLLGQLLLPARILASSMIKLKGNPLINLYVLLGATSVTVLMAVLLKDQFGLLGVAVAFSGGFMLGALCRMVIVCTRMRLPLSVVLGLVR; the protein is encoded by the coding sequence ATGAATAAGGATGTTGTTAAAGCGTTTTTATCGCTCAGCAGCTTTACAGCCCTTAACCACGGTAGCCGTATTGTACTTACCTTGTGCCTTGCAAGGTTATTAAGTACTGATGAGTTTGGCACGTTCGCGGCATTACTCGCACTTTGTGAAATTCTTTTATTACCCGCGAGCATGGGTTTTGCATCGTCATTAATGCGTATTAGCTATCCGCTCTTCAAGGCTCAGCAACATGAGTTATTACGCGGCTTAAAACATGTTTATTTAGCTGCATCTTGTTTATTCGGGGTGATTTTTGTCGCTGCTGTGGTGATTAGCTTTCAGGCTATTTCACCACACCAAAGCGCCCAAGAGCATGTGGTTTATTTACTATTACTGGTGCCAATTGGCGCCATTATGCAAAGCCAATCTGCTTTTTTAGTGGCTTTAAACAAACCCCAAATTGGCCTGATAACGCAGCAGTGTATTTTTGAATTGCTAACGGCTGGGTTTTGCTTTTTAGTCTATCTAATACGTGGTGACTTATCTTTAGTCGAGATTTGTATCCTGTTGTTTTGTAGCATCTTATGTGTAGTCATTTATCAATATTGGTTAATCAAAAAAATGATCGTCGCAAGCACTGCCCGCTACCAAACCAAGCAATGGTGTAAAGACTCATTGATCATGCTCGCCAGTGGCGCAGGAACCGTGTTGGTAGCAAAACTCGATGTCTTACTGGTGCATCACTGGTTTGGTGCACAAGGCGTGAGTATCTTCTTTCCTGCGGTAGTGATTGCTGGCTTACTGACTATTTTAGGCAATGCTGCCAACCAATATTTAAAACCCATTTTAATGGCTGATGAGACGACCGAGCAGCAACTTAGCGAGTTAATGAAAGTGGTATGGCGTTTTAACTTTGCCGCTATTTTTCTACTCGCCCTGCTCGCAAAGCCACTACTCACTCTCTATGGCGAAAGCCAATTGCAAGAAGGGTTTTCGATTTTAATGCTGCTGTTACTCGGGCAGCTGTTATTACCAGCAAGAATTTTAGCCAGTAGCATGATCAAGTTAAAAGGGAACCCGCTTATCAACTTGTACGTATTGCTTGGCGCAACCAGTGTCACGGTTTTAATGGCAGTACTGTTAAAAGATCAGTTTGGCTTATTGGGGGTGGCTGTGGCATTTAGTGGTGGCTTTATGCTAGGTGCGCTTTGCCGCATGGTTATTGTATGCACACGCATGCGGCTGCCTTTATCTGTGGTATTGGGTTTAGTCAGATAG
- a CDS encoding DUF885 family protein, with amino-acid sequence MRKLTFIAAAVSVALLGGCQQMQEQPKPAPSVQSQPVQSEIDKANAFFEDTFNRDVMKSPIYQTYMGIKKDYDKWDDGSEERVLEDFEQTKADLVALKAINRDLLDDATKVSYDLKKQDLENEIADFKWRHYNYPVNQMFGVHSMIPAFLINQHQIADVSDAKAYISRLNGVTTVIDQLIKDLEVRADKGIIAPKFVFPHVIDSSNNILRGAPFHDGEDSTLLADFKRKVNALEIADSEKSALISDAEKALKAAVKPSYTKLINFLAQLEKRADDRDGAWKFPDGEAFYNNALARTTTTDLTAKEIHTIGLAEVARIHDEMREIKDKVGFKGDLKAFMQFMKTDKQFYYPNTAEGKQRYLDEATALIDNMKSRLDELFIVKPKADLKVKAVEAFREKAAGKAFYQQPAPDGSRPGIYYANLYDMEAMPTYQMEALAYHEGIPGHHMQIAIAQELEGVPKFRKFGGYTAYVEGWGLYSELVPKEMGLYEDPYSDFGRLAMELWRACRLVVDTGIHAMKWTRQEGIDYYVNNTPNATSDGVKMVERHIVMPSQATAYKVGMLKILELREAAKEKLGDKFDIREFHDVVLKNGAVPLNVLEKFVDQWVAKKQAA; translated from the coding sequence ATGCGTAAACTGACCTTCATCGCTGCAGCGGTAAGTGTTGCATTACTTGGCGGCTGCCAACAAATGCAAGAGCAACCGAAGCCTGCACCAAGTGTACAAAGCCAACCTGTACAAAGTGAAATCGATAAAGCAAATGCTTTCTTCGAAGATACTTTTAACCGTGATGTAATGAAAAGCCCTATCTATCAAACATACATGGGCATCAAAAAAGATTACGACAAATGGGACGATGGCAGTGAAGAGCGCGTTTTAGAAGACTTTGAACAAACTAAAGCTGATCTAGTTGCGCTTAAGGCAATTAACCGTGACCTATTAGATGACGCGACGAAAGTAAGCTACGACCTTAAAAAGCAAGATTTAGAAAACGAAATTGCTGATTTCAAATGGCGTCATTACAACTACCCAGTGAACCAAATGTTTGGTGTTCACTCGATGATCCCAGCGTTTTTAATCAACCAACATCAAATTGCTGATGTGTCAGATGCTAAAGCGTATATCTCACGTTTAAATGGTGTTACAACGGTTATTGATCAACTAATCAAAGACCTTGAAGTACGTGCAGATAAAGGCATTATCGCCCCTAAGTTTGTTTTCCCACACGTAATTGATTCAAGCAATAATATCTTACGCGGCGCACCATTCCATGATGGTGAAGACTCAACGTTACTTGCTGACTTTAAACGTAAAGTAAACGCATTAGAGATTGCCGACAGCGAAAAATCAGCACTTATCAGCGATGCAGAAAAAGCCTTAAAAGCAGCAGTAAAACCTTCTTACACTAAACTAATTAACTTCTTAGCTCAGTTAGAAAAGCGCGCTGATGACCGTGATGGTGCTTGGAAATTCCCTGACGGCGAAGCGTTCTACAACAATGCGCTAGCACGTACCACAACAACTGATTTAACAGCGAAAGAAATTCACACAATCGGTTTAGCTGAAGTCGCGCGTATTCACGACGAAATGCGTGAGATTAAGGACAAAGTAGGCTTTAAAGGTGACCTTAAAGCATTCATGCAATTCATGAAAACTGATAAGCAGTTCTACTACCCGAATACCGCTGAAGGTAAACAACGTTACCTTGATGAGGCAACAGCGCTTATCGATAACATGAAGTCTCGTCTAGACGAGCTATTCATAGTTAAGCCAAAAGCAGACCTTAAGGTTAAAGCTGTTGAAGCATTCCGCGAAAAAGCAGCAGGTAAAGCGTTCTACCAACAACCTGCACCAGATGGTTCACGCCCAGGTATTTATTACGCAAACCTTTACGATATGGAAGCAATGCCAACATACCAAATGGAAGCACTTGCATACCACGAAGGTATTCCAGGTCACCACATGCAAATTGCTATCGCGCAAGAGCTTGAAGGTGTGCCTAAGTTCCGTAAGTTTGGCGGCTACACAGCCTATGTTGAAGGTTGGGGTTTATACTCTGAGCTAGTACCAAAAGAAATGGGCTTATACGAAGACCCATATTCAGATTTTGGTCGTCTTGCGATGGAATTATGGCGTGCATGTCGCCTAGTAGTAGATACAGGTATCCATGCTATGAAGTGGACTCGTCAAGAAGGTATCGACTACTACGTAAATAACACACCAAATGCGACGTCTGATGGCGTTAAAATGGTTGAGCGTCACATTGTAATGCCTTCACAAGCAACGGCATACAAAGTGGGCATGCTGAAAATTTTAGAGCTTCGTGAAGCGGCTAAAGAAAAACTAGGCGATAAATTCGATATTCGTGAATTCCACGACGTAGTACTTAAAAATGGTGCAGTACCATTAAACGTACTTGAGAAGTTTGTTGACCAATGGGTTGCTAAGAAACAGGCAGCTTAA
- the hemW gene encoding radical SAM family heme chaperone HemW, producing the protein MSLPPLSLYVHVPWCVQKCPYCDFNSHGQKGTIPEKEYVQHLIDDLKADLHLVQGRKIHSIFIGGGTPSLLTGDAYTRLLGEVDRLIGLSDDCEVTLEANPGTVETGRFKEYVAAGINRISIGVQSMQNDKLKALGRIHGADEASYAAKQAHQAGLNSFNLDLMHGLPGQSLEDALSDLEKIIALNPPHISWYQLTIEPNTQFASKPPTLPHDDTLWDIQEQGQALLAAAGYEQYEISGYAKPGYQCRHNLNYWRFGDYLGIGCGAHGKITDENKVITRTVKVKHPRGYMDLAKPYLYEQWQVAEDDLAFEFFMNRFRLVEPCPKADLPLLTSLSLPSQEQALTDAIAKGLLIDDKDNWQVSQKGHRFLNDLLELFV; encoded by the coding sequence GTGAGTTTACCGCCTTTAAGTTTATATGTGCACGTGCCTTGGTGCGTGCAAAAGTGCCCATACTGTGACTTTAATAGCCATGGCCAAAAAGGCACAATCCCCGAAAAAGAATATGTTCAGCATCTAATTGATGATCTCAAGGCCGACTTGCACTTGGTGCAAGGGCGTAAAATCCACAGCATATTTATTGGTGGCGGTACCCCAAGCTTATTAACGGGTGACGCTTATACCCGCTTACTAGGTGAAGTCGACAGATTAATTGGCCTAAGTGATGACTGTGAAGTTACCCTAGAGGCTAATCCCGGTACCGTCGAAACAGGTCGCTTTAAAGAGTATGTTGCCGCTGGTATCAATCGTATTTCGATTGGCGTACAAAGCATGCAAAATGACAAGCTAAAAGCCCTTGGCCGTATTCATGGTGCTGACGAAGCAAGCTATGCAGCTAAACAGGCACACCAAGCGGGGTTAAATAGCTTTAACCTTGATTTAATGCATGGCTTACCCGGACAATCTCTTGAAGATGCCTTAAGCGACCTTGAAAAAATCATCGCGCTTAATCCTCCACACATATCTTGGTATCAACTAACGATTGAGCCGAATACTCAATTTGCTTCTAAGCCACCGACCTTACCGCATGACGACACTCTGTGGGATATTCAAGAACAAGGTCAAGCATTGCTGGCAGCTGCAGGTTATGAGCAATACGAGATCTCTGGCTACGCGAAGCCCGGCTACCAATGCCGTCATAACTTGAATTATTGGCGATTTGGCGATTATCTCGGTATCGGCTGCGGTGCACATGGTAAAATTACCGATGAAAATAAAGTCATCACCCGTACGGTGAAAGTAAAACACCCACGAGGTTATATGGATCTTGCCAAACCGTATTTATACGAACAATGGCAAGTAGCAGAAGACGACTTAGCTTTTGAATTCTTTATGAATCGTTTTCGTTTAGTCGAACCCTGCCCCAAAGCTGATTTACCTTTGCTTACAAGTTTGTCACTGCCAAGTCAGGAACAAGCCTTGACTGATGCAATTGCAAAAGGCTTACTAATTGATGATAAAGATAACTGGCAGGTAAGCCAAAAAGGCCACCGCTTTTTAAATGACCTGCTAGAATTATTCGTTTAA
- a CDS encoding XTP/dITP diphosphatase, protein MNNTLVLATGNPGKVKELASMLSPLNINVVPQSDFQVPDVPETGTTFVENAIIKARHAAKITGMPAIADDSGLEVDGLNGAPGVYSARFAGAGASDQDNIDKLLKELADNPVRSARFWCVLVLMRHADDPTPLICSASWEGEITHSQDGQGGFGYDPVFYVPSEQCTSAQLTKEQKNALSHRGQALKQLLAQLQQKGGL, encoded by the coding sequence ATGAATAACACCTTGGTTTTAGCCACGGGTAACCCTGGCAAAGTAAAAGAGTTGGCAAGTATGCTCAGCCCTCTTAATATTAACGTGGTTCCACAAAGCGATTTTCAAGTACCAGACGTGCCTGAAACAGGCACCACATTTGTTGAAAACGCCATTATTAAAGCGCGCCATGCTGCAAAGATCACTGGCATGCCTGCTATTGCTGATGACTCAGGTCTTGAAGTTGACGGCCTAAATGGTGCACCGGGTGTATACTCTGCACGCTTTGCCGGAGCGGGTGCAAGCGATCAAGATAATATCGACAAGCTATTAAAAGAGCTTGCTGATAACCCAGTTCGCAGTGCGCGTTTTTGGTGTGTTTTGGTATTAATGCGCCACGCCGACGACCCTACACCACTTATTTGTAGTGCCAGTTGGGAAGGCGAAATCACCCATAGCCAAGATGGTCAGGGTGGTTTTGGTTATGATCCTGTTTTTTACGTACCGTCTGAGCAATGCACTAGCGCTCAGTTAACTAAGGAGCAAAAAAATGCCCTTAGCCATCGCGGCCAAGCTTTAAAACAACTACTTGCGCAATTGCAGCAAAAAGGCGGCCTGTGA
- a CDS encoding DUF4426 domain-containing protein, which translates to MKQFIYFSLIVLSLFTSYAKADEQAGAQYKVLGPWEVHYIAFPSTFIQPNIAKNYDLERSPSKGIINISVLKNSDKTAQTATLTGTARNLLGNKKQLKFKEVVEGDAIYYLAQIDYSNEEIYRFDIEINQNGKVQTLKFQQKFYVD; encoded by the coding sequence ATGAAGCAATTTATTTATTTTTCTTTAATTGTATTAAGTTTATTTACAAGCTATGCCAAAGCGGATGAACAGGCAGGCGCTCAGTACAAGGTACTTGGCCCTTGGGAAGTTCACTACATTGCATTTCCATCGACCTTTATCCAGCCTAATATTGCCAAAAACTACGATTTAGAGCGTAGCCCTAGCAAAGGGATTATTAATATTTCGGTATTAAAAAACAGCGATAAAACAGCACAGACTGCAACTTTAACAGGCACAGCACGTAATTTGCTTGGCAATAAAAAGCAGCTTAAATTTAAAGAAGTTGTTGAAGGCGATGCAATTTATTACCTAGCTCAAATCGATTATAGCAACGAAGAAATCTACCGTTTTGATATCGAAATAAATCAAAATGGCAAAGTACAAACGCTGAAGTTTCAGCAAAAATTTTACGTAGATTAA
- a CDS encoding YggT family protein — protein MQAMHFLVGIIFDLFLMVVLLRFWLQAAKADFYNPMSQFVVKATSFAVNPLRKIIPGVGGFDIASLVLAYLVAVAKLSVIFLMFYNAWAPGPVFIQALITVVKEGLNLLFWVLIIRALLSWVSQGYNPIEAVFHQLTEPMLRPIRKVIPPLGGLDLSILVLIIGLQFLQFLLLDLIG, from the coding sequence ATGCAAGCCATGCACTTTTTAGTTGGGATTATTTTTGATCTCTTTTTAATGGTGGTCCTTTTACGCTTTTGGTTACAAGCGGCAAAAGCTGACTTTTACAATCCTATGAGCCAGTTTGTGGTGAAAGCCACTTCGTTCGCAGTAAACCCGCTTCGTAAAATTATTCCAGGAGTGGGTGGCTTTGATATTGCTTCGTTAGTGCTTGCTTATTTAGTTGCAGTAGCGAAACTCAGTGTTATTTTTCTGATGTTTTATAATGCTTGGGCTCCAGGTCCGGTATTTATTCAGGCTTTAATAACTGTCGTTAAAGAAGGGTTAAACTTACTATTTTGGGTTTTAATTATTCGTGCTTTACTAAGCTGGGTAAGCCAGGGTTACAACCCAATTGAAGCTGTATTCCACCAGCTAACTGAACCTATGTTACGCCCTATTCGTAAGGTTATTCCACCACTAGGTGGTTTAGACTTATCAATCTTAGTGTTGATTATTGGTCTACAGTTTTTACAGTTTCTATTGTTGGATTTAATTGGCTAA
- a CDS encoding pyrroline-5-carboxylate reductase, whose translation MSDKKIAFIGTGNMSYAIIGGMVKNGFAAKNIIATNRNQEKLAKVAADFGVQTTADNNAALRDADVIVLSVKPQMMGDLCQSFQDSGVDFSDKLFISVAAGLSVNRLREMLGQDVKMVRCMPNTPSLLGRGVSGLYGAGETAEEHKFVQQVFECTGIVVWVEQESQINDIIAVTGSSPAYFFLFMEAIEEKAKALGFSDEDARRLVQQTALGAAEMALSQPDISIAQLRANVTSKGGTTHEAVEHLKSQGLVGTVADAMDACIARAEAMEKEL comes from the coding sequence ATGTCAGACAAAAAAATCGCATTTATAGGCACGGGTAACATGAGCTACGCCATCATTGGCGGCATGGTAAAGAACGGTTTTGCAGCTAAAAACATCATTGCAACCAATCGCAACCAAGAAAAATTAGCTAAGGTTGCTGCTGATTTCGGGGTGCAAACTACCGCGGATAACAACGCGGCACTTCGCGATGCTGATGTAATTGTCTTATCTGTTAAACCACAAATGATGGGCGATCTTTGCCAATCATTCCAAGACTCTGGCGTTGATTTTAGCGACAAGCTATTTATTTCAGTGGCAGCGGGCCTTAGCGTAAACCGTTTACGTGAAATGCTAGGTCAAGACGTGAAAATGGTGCGTTGTATGCCTAATACACCATCATTACTCGGTCGTGGTGTTTCAGGTCTATATGGCGCAGGCGAAACCGCTGAAGAGCACAAGTTTGTACAACAAGTTTTTGAGTGTACAGGCATTGTTGTTTGGGTTGAGCAAGAGTCACAAATCAACGACATCATCGCTGTTACAGGTTCATCACCTGCTTACTTCTTCTTATTTATGGAAGCTATCGAAGAAAAAGCTAAAGCACTTGGCTTTAGTGATGAAGATGCGCGCCGTTTAGTACAACAAACTGCACTAGGCGCAGCCGAAATGGCACTTTCGCAACCAGACATCAGTATTGCTCAGCTACGTGCAAATGTAACCTCTAAAGGGGGTACCACTCACGAAGCGGTTGAGCATTTAAAATCACAAGGTTTAGTAGGTACTGTTGCAGATGCAATGGATGCCTGTATAGCCCGCGCTGAAGCGATGGAAAAAGAACTTTAA